The following coding sequences are from one Gossypium hirsutum isolate 1008001.06 chromosome A12, Gossypium_hirsutum_v2.1, whole genome shotgun sequence window:
- the LOC107928706 gene encoding BTB/POZ domain-containing protein At1g67900 codes for MKFMKLGSRPDTFYTTEAVRSVSSEVSSDLIIQVKGSRYMLHKFPLLSKCMRLQRICSESPETLQPQIIQLPDFPGGIEAFEFCAKFCYGITITLSAYNIVAVRCAAEYLQMTEDVEKGNLVYKVEVFFNSCILHGWKDSIITLQSTKAFSLWSEDLGITSRCIESIASKVLTHPSKVSLSHSHSRRVQDDMSCNGAESQRHQQTIKGWWAEDIAELSIDLYWRTMIGIKSGGKIPSNLIGEALQVYASRWLPNISRKVKTNREATTASTSDSDSAGEVTSKHRLVLESLVSLLPSEKGAVSCSFLLKLLKVANILNASSSSKMELARRVALQLEEARVSDLLIPCLSHSSDTLYDVDIVLTIFEQFMLQGQSTPTSPPRSKLGIERRRRSRSAENVDLEFQEARRSSSASHSSKLKVGRIVDGYLQEIAKDVNLPLLKFIAIAETIPNFSRPDHDDLYRAIDIYLKAHPELNKSERKRLCRILDCRKLSVEACMHVAQNEKLPLRVVVQVLFFEQARAATTGAKVADLPSNIKALLASHNIDPSKPPGPLSTTTSISADDEWSNSGIKSPKSRNSRLRNKVAGEDDLDENEMNRDGMGRPSKFKAFCALPRRPKRMFNKLLSINRSGSERTK; via the exons ATGAAGTTTATGAAACTTGGATCTCGGCCTGACACCTTCTACACTACAGAGGCTGTAAG GTCTGTCTCTTCTGAAGTCTCTAGTGACCTTATAATTCAAGTGAAAGGAAGTAGATATATGCTTCACAAG TTTCCTTTGTTATCAAAGTGTATGCGGCTACAAAGAATATGCTCTGAATCCCCTGAAACATTACAACCCCAAATCATCCAATTACCTGATTTTCCTGGTGGAATTGAGGCGTTTGAGTTTTGTGCTAAGTTCTGTTATGGCATCACTATCACTCTCAGCGCCTATAACATTGTGGCGGTCCGATGTGCTGCTGAATATTTGCAGATGACAGAAGATGTTGAGAAAGGGAACTTAGTTTACAAAGTCGAAGTTTTCTTCAATTCCTGCATCCTTCATGGTTGGAAAGACTCTATTATCACCCTGCAAAGCACCAAAGCCTTTTCCTTATGGTCTGAAGACCTTGGAATCACAAGCAGATGCATAGAATCAATTGCATCGAAAGTTTTGACACACCCTTCAAAGGTGAGCTTGTCACATAGTCATTCGAGAAGGGTTCAGGATGATATGTCTTGCAATGGAGCCGAGAGCCAGCGGCACCAACAGACGATCAAAGGTTGGTGGGCTGAGGACATTGCTGAGTTGAGTATTGATCTCTACTGGAGAACCATGATAGGTATTAAATCTGGTGGGAAAATACCCTCTAATCTCATTGGTGAAGCACTGCAAGTTTATGCATCTCGATGGCTACCTAACATATCAAGAAAAGTAAAAACTAACAGAGAAGCAACAACAGCATCTACCTCGGATTCAGACTCGGCTGGCGAGGTTACTTCAAAGCACAGGTTGGTGTTGGAATCTTTAGTAAGTTTACTCCCATCAGAGAAAGGCGCTGTTTCTTGCAGTTTTCTACTTAAGCTCTTGAAAGTAGCCAACATCCTTAAtgcttcatcttcttcaaagATGGAATTGGCTAGAAGAGTAGCACTTCAATTAGAGGAGGCAAGAGTCAGTGATCTGTTAATACCTTGTTTATCACACTCGAGCGATACCCTCTATGACGTCGACATAGTTTTGACCATTTTCGAGCAATTCATGTTACAAGGACAAAGTACACCAACGAGCCCTCCGAGATCAAAGCTGGGGATTGAGAGGAGAAGAAGGTCGCGATCAGCCGAGAATGTGGATTTGGAGTTTCAGGAAGCTAGGAGATCTTCTTCTGCATCACACAGTTCCAAACTAAAAGTAGGTAGAATTGTAGATGGATATCTCCAAGAGATTGCCAAAGACGTAAATCTGCCTCTCTTAAAATTCATTGCAATAGCTGAGACCATCCCAAATTTCTCACGGCCTGACCATGACGATCTCTACCGAGCCATCGACATTTATCTCAAG GCACACCCGGAGCTAAACAAGAGTGAAAGGAAAAGGTTATGCCGTATTCTGGACTGCAGGAAGCTGTCGGTAGAGGCTTGCATGCATGTTGCTCAAAATGAAAAGCTTCCACTAAGAGTAGTGGTACAAGTTCTATTCTTCGAGCAAGCTCGAGCAGCCACAACGGGGGCCAAAGTGGCTGACCTCCCTAGCAACATCAAGGCACTTTTAGCCTCTCATAACATTGATCCATCTAAGCCTCCAGGGCCTTTAAGCACTACTACTAGTATCTCAGCAGATGATGAATGGAGCAACTCAGGCATTAAATCCCCAAAGTCGAGAAATTCGAGATTAAGGAACAAGGTAGCTGGAGAAGATGATTTAGATGAAAATGAGATGAATCGTGATGGAATGGGAAGACCTTCTAAGTTTAAGGCATTTTGTGCTCTTCCTAGAAGACCCAAAAGAATGTTCAATAAGTTGTTGTCCATCAATAGAAGTGGCAGTGAAAGAACTAAGTGA